The genome window CCCTTTGCTGGATTTCCAGTACCAAGAAGTATGAAGCTTCCGGGAACTTTTTCTAGGTAAAATGAAAAGTCCTCTCCACCCATGCTTGGCCTCGGAATTACAACGCTTTCCTCTCCGAAAAGTGCTGCTGCAACCTTTCTAGCTACTGACGAAGCTCTAGGCTCATTGATTGTTGGTGGCGTAACATCCATCAGCTCCACATGGGCTGTGGCTCCAAAAGCTTCAGAGACTTTTTCCGCTGTTTCCCTTATCCTTTTCTTTAATTTTTCTCTTGTCTCCACTGTTAAAGCTCTGTATGTTCCTCTCATAAGCACACTTTCTGGTATTACATTGAATGCCCTTCCCCCCTCAACAGCTCCCACTGTTATTACTGCTGAATCGAAGGGATCTATATTCCTGCTGACAATGCTCTGGAGGGCCAGAATTACTGCTGCTGAAGCTACTATTGGATCAACTGTTTGATCGGGATGAGCTCCATGGCCTCCTTTTCCCCTCACAGTGATTCTGAAGTCTCCAGTAGATGCAAGGAGCGGGCCATCCCTTATGCCTATTTTTCCGGAGGCAAGATCGCTCCAAACATGGATCCCGAATATTACATCAACCTCGGGATCTTCAAGTGCTCCTCCCTCGATCATCTTCAGGGCTCCATTTCCTCCCTCCTCAGCAGGCTGGAATATCAGCCTTATTGTGCTCCTCAGCTCTTGCTTTAGGGAGGAGAGAATTCTGGCTGACCCAAGAAGCATTGCTGTGTGGGCATCGTGTCCGCAAGCATGCATCTTTCCAGGTATTCTAGATCTGTATTCTCTTCCCTCAACTTCCTCTATAGGTAAAGCATCCATGTCTGCTCTGAGAGCGATAGCTCCTTCCCCGCTTCCTCTCATAGTTGCTATTATTCCAGTCTCGCCAACATTTGTCTTCACATCATATCCCCAATCCCTCAGCTTCTGTGCTACAATCTGGGATGTTCTTCTTTCCTCATAGCCGAGCTCGGGATACATGTGGAAGTCCCTTCTCCATCTGATTATTTCTTCGCTGAGCTCCTTAGCAATGGAAAGGGGTCTCGTATCTATGTTCATGCAGATCATCCTCGGTTAACTTTCCAGGATACTCTCTTGTGAACTATCCCTTGTATTGCAGAGGATTCAGGCACTTGAGCTATTTTAATACATGCATTTAAATCCCTGTCGTATTCCTTTCTGAAGCATGGCAAATACATTACATAGATGCTGCTATGCGCGAAAGCATCATAAAATATGCTTGAATTCCGAGCATTTAAAAACGCAAATCGTAGAGGAAAGCGAGGAAAAGTTATGAGGAGAAAAATCTATAATTTTTTAAAAAGAAGAAGATCTCAGGGAGAGAAGAGCATCGTGAGTCAGAAGGTTGTAATAACGCTGCCAATACATCCAATAATGTTCGCTCTCTATGGATTTCTCCTTTTTCCTCTGTTCATGTATTCCCCAATCATTTTCGCCTCTCTTTCATCCTACTTGGGAGTTTCAAGCAGCGCTGCTGCAGCACTTGGCCTGCTCATGCCGACCCTAAGCTTCCCTCTCAGCCTTGTTAATGTTGTTGTGAAGAGAATAGAAACGGAGGAGGAGATCCTCACATATGATTCGAAATACATTACCTTCATGGGATTTCCAATCCCTGTCTTCATCCCAGTTCTCCAGAGAAAGGAAATCACAATTGCTGTTAATTTGGGGGGAGCGGTCCTGCCAATTTTTTTCAGCACATTGCTCATAATTGCCATAGGAAGGAGCTCCTCTGATATGCTAATTAGGGCCTTGCTTGATGTGGCAGTAACATCGATTGTAACCTTCTTCACGTCTAGGGCAGTTCCCCGCGTAGGCATAGTTACTCCCTCTCTCATCCCACCAATTGTCTCCACACTTGCAGCCTTTCTCCTTGGAGGGGGGCACTTCACTTTTCCGATAGCGTATATTGGAGGAGTTCTGGGAAGCCTGATAGGAGCAGATGTTCT of Fervidicoccaceae archaeon contains these proteins:
- a CDS encoding M20 family metallopeptidase, giving the protein MNIDTRPLSIAKELSEEIIRWRRDFHMYPELGYEERRTSQIVAQKLRDWGYDVKTNVGETGIIATMRGSGEGAIALRADMDALPIEEVEGREYRSRIPGKMHACGHDAHTAMLLGSARILSSLKQELRSTIRLIFQPAEEGGNGALKMIEGGALEDPEVDVIFGIHVWSDLASGKIGIRDGPLLASTGDFRITVRGKGGHGAHPDQTVDPIVASAAVILALQSIVSRNIDPFDSAVITVGAVEGGRAFNVIPESVLMRGTYRALTVETREKLKKRIRETAEKVSEAFGATAHVELMDVTPPTINEPRASSVARKVAAALFGEESVVIPRPSMGGEDFSFYLEKVPGSFILLGTGNPAKGTNVPHHSPSFDVDEEVLYMGSALLASLALNHHLLWRSKE
- a CDS encoding DUF1614 domain-containing protein, with translation MRRKIYNFLKRRRSQGEKSIVSQKVVITLPIHPIMFALYGFLLFPLFMYSPIIFASLSSYLGVSSSAAAALGLLMPTLSFPLSLVNVVVKRIETEEEILTYDSKYITFMGFPIPVFIPVLQRKEITIAVNLGGAVLPIFFSTLLIIAIGRSSSDMLIRALLDVAVTSIVTFFTSRAVPRVGIVTPSLIPPIVSTLAAFLLGGGHFTFPIAYIGGVLGSLIGADVLRLMKDIDKFKSELGSAFLSIGGAGTFDGIFLSGIFAAVFSAIL